GTTTGCTTAATAATCGATGTACCAGTTGAAGCGGTATTAATATAGTTAATAGCATCTTGACTTGGCGCGCCAAAACCAAAAATGTTGACTGGCACACAGCCTGCATCTCTAGCTGACTGATCACGACATACTGCAATCCCGTTTTCTAATACAGAATCAAGGGCGTTGGTGTAATTGTCATAGATTAAGTTATTTTTATTAACGCGCTCTAAATCAGTTTGACCATAAATAGCATAGGCATCGTAATCCCAATCTTGGAATACTATACCTTCAAGACCGATAACATAACGTTGAGTTTCGCGAGTATCATCTTCAATACGCGCACCCAAGTCCGTCATAAAACGACGAATATTAAGTGTATCTAATGGCGCTGAATTACCGTCGCTATCTTTGTTTGCTTTCATTAAAGCAACCAGCTCAGGATTGATAAAAGCATTATCAATTTTGATATCGTTGACCGGGTTACCAAAGAAAAATGCCGGTTGGCCTTCATCTGTTGATTGGCTGTTAACGTATTTAGCTTCAAAATAAACGTTATGATTATCGTTAAGCTGGTAGTTTGCTTTAAAGTTAATATTGTAACGTTCGAATTCTGGTTGTAATTCGACAAACTGGTTTAAGTTAGTGACATCACAATTTGCACAACGAATACCATCAACATTTTGACCGCTATAAACATCGCTTAATGAGCCATCAGGATTAAAGCTTTTCCAACCATCTAAATTGAAGGTACCGGCATTACTAATCGTGTAGTGACCGGCGTTAGGAGTCCATATTTTGTCTGGATCTGATGGGTCATTGTTATCTTCAGTGCGGTTTTTATTTGCTAGGCTCGAAAAAGCAGTTGAAGTCTGATCGCGATCAAATGCTCTTAATTGCTCTTGAGCGCTGTATTCAACCGCAAAGGCAACATTACCATCACCTTGTGCAAAATCAGAACCATAAGATAATGAGAAACGGTCTTTATTGTGGCCACTATCGTCAGCCCAACCTTTGGTTGCTGATACATCTAAGCCATTAATATCTTTCTTTAAAATGAAGTTTACAACACCGGTTACCGCATCAGCACCGTAAATTGCAGATGCACCGCCGGTAATCACTTCTACTCTATCGATCCATACACTTGGAATGGTATTGACGTCGACTGAAGAAGTACCTGCAGAACTTGATACATGGCGTTTACCGTCCACTAACACGAGTGTTCTGGCTGTACCCATGCTTCTTAAATCGAGCAAGTTAAGACCCGAAGTACCAATAAAGCGGCCTGAGTTGGCAAGTGAGTAGGTGTTACCTAGTGCAGGTAATTGGTTTAGCGCTTCACCAATATTTGTTACACCAGTTGATAATAACTCGTCGCCAGTAATTACTGTAACCGGCGTTGGTGCAACAGCACCTTCACGAATAATACGTGAGCCTGTTACCGATATTCTTTCAACAGTTGATGCTGGATTAGCTTGATCTTCTGCTGCAAAGGTATTGAATGTGGTTGCTGCAGAAACAGCGACACCACTGATTAGCGCAAAGCGAATAGCTTTGGCTAAATGCGAATTAACTTGCATATTTTAACTCCCTAAAATGTTTTTTTATTATGGTGTAATCATTCAGATCATTTTTAATATAAAAATGAAACAAAGTTACACAGCTATCGATATAAGCACACCTAAATAAAAAAACAATATCAGGCCATCAGGTTGGTAATTAGCTGGGTATATACAATTAAGCTCATTTTGATTAACAATTTGATATCACAAGCGCCAATAAGTTGTAATAATGTAAGTATCAAGATTACAATGTTATTTCAAGTAGCTTACGTTGTTAATAAATGGTTTTTAATATATTGGTTTGTTGTGTTATTTGTGGCTGCCGAAATTTAATTTGTTAAAAAAATGTTCATAAATTATTTTTAATTTTTATATGAAAAATTATAACCTAGCGTTTTTTTTAGGTAAATTACCGATTTAACATATTATAACTTTTTTTCATGAGTTTAATTAATGTGGTTTTTACGTAAAAAAATCTAGGTTTTGACCTTCGTTGATAATAGATTATTATTCATTATTTGAATATTAATGATTTTTAAGTGATTTTTTATGCGCTTCGTTATTATGTTTAGCATGATGTTGATTGTCATAGATGATTGTCATAGATGAGTTTTTTATAAACAAAAAAGACTAGTAAGAAACATTGCAGATACTTTATCAATAAGCGCTATTCATAAGTACTATCCATAAGTACTATCCACAAGCACCATTAATATTGAACACTATCCATCATTTGTAATGGCTAATAAAATCCTAATTCACTACCGTAGGTTTTTATAATCACAAAATAAATCAGCAAATAACATCGATGATAAAGCCTCATGTAGATAGAACGCTGCGACATAAATTATGGCTACTGCCGTTTTTTATTGGCAAGTGTAGGCATATGATTATCTATTGTAATAGCGGAAACAGAGTAAATACCCATTATGATATCTTGCTCTTCATTAACGGTGAGCAGTATAGATAGACTTTGCACGGGTTACCGTTTTAGCTCAGTCAATAATAGTTAGGTCTAAGATTACAACGATGAACCTGCGACATTACTTTGGGGTAACTGCGGATTAAGTGTATAAAAGCTGACACGATACTGATTTAACAGACTCAACAGCCGCAAACATAATGGTTTACATTGCATCGCGAGATAACTACGAATAACCGTTACTGCACATCAGTGCTGACATCTACATTCACATCAATATCAGTATCAGTCCCAATACCAATACCAATACCAGTATCAGTGATCAATCCATCAACTCTTCCATTAACTCTTCCATCAACTTTACCATCGGTATCATTCTATTTTTTCAGATGTTGGTATTACGAATTGTGAATCAATATTATTGATTGTTGCCATCATTATTATCAAATTTTATTCTGATTATTTCAAAGGTAGTCTTATGTTTCGACAAGAAGGCCGCCATGAATAGTAGAGTGATAATACATGTCTCACTGTTCCTACAATATTTATGCTGCAGCCAAAGAATAACCATTAGTTTATTTGGAATGTAGTTTATGACTGCTTTAACAACAAAAACTTCAACAGTGCCGATACAGAGTGCTTACACACAAGACGCTGCGAATAGTGCAGTTATCAACATGTGCCAGCAAGCTGAACAATACGGGCAATCTAAAGTCATTAAGTCGCACCTTGAGTCATTCGGTTTAGCTATTTTTGCCGGTGCTTTTATTGCGTTGGCTTTTGTTTTTTATATTACGGTAACGACCGGAACAATTGGTCCTTGGGGGCAAGTGCGCTTTATTGGCGGTTTAGCGTTTAGCTTAGGGTTAATTTTAGTGGTTATTTGTGGGGGGGAACTTTTTACCAGCACAGTCTTAAGCAGTGTTGCATGGGCTCAAAAACGGGTTACTACTAGAGATTTATTGATGTGTTGGACTCGGGTCTATGTTGGCAATTTCATTGGCGCTATGTTGATGTTGTTGTTGATTTTAGGGGCTAAAATGCACCTGCTCAATGATGGTCAATGGGGCTTGAATGCATTAAATATTGCGCAACACAAAATACATCATGATTGGAGCCAAGCATTTATTTTGGGCATATTATGTAATGTTTTGGTGTGCCTAGGTGTCTGGATGACGTTTTCCAGTAAAGACGTACTAACCAAAGCCTTCTTACTGATGCTACCCGTTGCCATGTTTGTCAGCAGTGGTTTTGAACACAGTATCGCTAACTTGTTTATGGTGCCGCTGGGGATCATGTTGCAACAATTTGCATCGGCGGATTTCTTTAACGCTATTGGTGTACCCGCAAGCCAGTTTGCTGATATCACAATAATGCATTTTCTGTTTAATAATCTTATTCCTGTCACGTTAGGCAACATCGTCGGCGGTGCGTTATTTGTCGGTCTTGCTTATTTAATGATCGAACGATTAAAGCACTCTAATGCTAATCATACAGCGCCTATGGCGTTAGCCACGTTGGCATTAGCTGAATGTATTCCGGCGATTGACGCGCATATGTCAAACCAGGCTATTTCAAATCAGGCTATGTCAAATAAGTCAGCTTCTAACCAGCCTAATTCAGATAAGCCAATACCTAACGTACCAATATCAAGTCGACCAATGGTCAGTCAATCGACCACAGATTTTTCCAAATCACATTCAGTATTAACCCAAATTCACCATGAATCTAACCTTACACCTTCGCTAAAAACGAATGGGAGAACTGCTATGCCTAAATCAATTATTAATCTTACTGTCAGTGAATTAATGCAAGCGACACCTTTTACATTATCACCAGAACTCTCTATTCATGAAGGACTGATGCAACTCACTGCTGCGCAAGAACGAGGAGCACCAGTTGTTGACAAACAAAATCGCTTATTAGGATTTGTATCTCAACAAGATTTATTAAGATGCTTATGGTCAGAAGAATATAACAAACACATTAACAGTCATGTTGCTGATTTAATGCAGACGCAAGTGATGACCGTATCTGGCAACGATAAAATTGCCGATCTTGTTGAGTTAATGGTTGTCGACAGAGAGAAGTTGTTTCCTGTTACCGCTAGCGGAATGTATACCGGTAGCCGCTTTATGAGTTATGAAGAACGTTTAAGACATGCTTCTGCGAATAAACCGAGTAGTTTTCCTGTTGTAAATGAGGGAATATTGCTTGGAGTTATTACTCGAGAACAGATAGCTACTAAAATTTGTTCGGTGATGGGATAGTCAACTCAATCGATAACGCCTTTCACAAGCCATCTAATGGTTAAGTAAAGGCGTTATCAAATACCATTAAAGCGTTTTACTCATGCGTCTTGCTTCATT
The nucleotide sequence above comes from Shewanella sp. Arc9-LZ. Encoded proteins:
- a CDS encoding TonB-dependent receptor codes for the protein MQVNSHLAKAIRFALISGVAVSAATTFNTFAAEDQANPASTVERISVTGSRIIREGAVAPTPVTVITGDELLSTGVTNIGEALNQLPALGNTYSLANSGRFIGTSGLNLLDLRSMGTARTLVLVDGKRHVSSSAGTSSVDVNTIPSVWIDRVEVITGGASAIYGADAVTGVVNFILKKDINGLDVSATKGWADDSGHNKDRFSLSYGSDFAQGDGNVAFAVEYSAQEQLRAFDRDQTSTAFSSLANKNRTEDNNDPSDPDKIWTPNAGHYTISNAGTFNLDGWKSFNPDGSLSDVYSGQNVDGIRCANCDVTNLNQFVELQPEFERYNINFKANYQLNDNHNVYFEAKYVNSQSTDEGQPAFFFGNPVNDIKIDNAFINPELVALMKANKDSDGNSAPLDTLNIRRFMTDLGARIEDDTRETQRYVIGLEGIVFQDWDYDAYAIYGQTDLERVNKNNLIYDNYTNALDSVLENGIAVCRDQSARDAGCVPVNIFGFGAPSQDAINYINTASTGTSIIKQTVLGGSLTNSSLFELPAGYAGFSTGVEYRKEESEIFEPSNAAGTFFNALGEDKGDFDVSEIFAEITLPLLADLPMVRQLDLDLAIRFADYSTIGNATTWKTGLSWEVDDQIRVRTTYSEAIRAPNISELYGAASQTFFSVDDSCRAKNLNDLADPTQRQANCAALGIPAGFDADYDDKTLEGLSGGNRELKAEESKSFTLGIVYQPDFIDGLSITTDYWNIEIENAISAVGAQDIIDRCVDSPSGVNNEYCSLITRDSTSHEITQIRQFSLNIASLEAAGIDFDIGYNFEAFSGDVRTNLIATRLLKRKDFSFQDEPDTFEELAGTAGYAEWQANWSLSYSIDSWDVSWRTRYVEGVSLYTDKELALNANPNSNMEFDDYFINDMAVAYNFDSGIRLKFGIDNVFNRELPYGYTGTDTTSSAYDNVGRFFHTTASYKF
- the focA gene encoding formate transporter FocA, which produces MTALTTKTSTVPIQSAYTQDAANSAVINMCQQAEQYGQSKVIKSHLESFGLAIFAGAFIALAFVFYITVTTGTIGPWGQVRFIGGLAFSLGLILVVICGGELFTSTVLSSVAWAQKRVTTRDLLMCWTRVYVGNFIGAMLMLLLILGAKMHLLNDGQWGLNALNIAQHKIHHDWSQAFILGILCNVLVCLGVWMTFSSKDVLTKAFLLMLPVAMFVSSGFEHSIANLFMVPLGIMLQQFASADFFNAIGVPASQFADITIMHFLFNNLIPVTLGNIVGGALFVGLAYLMIERLKHSNANHTAPMALATLALAECIPAIDAHMSNQAISNQAMSNKSASNQPNSDKPIPNVPISSRPMVSQSTTDFSKSHSVLTQIHHESNLTPSLKTNGRTAMPKSIINLTVSELMQATPFTLSPELSIHEGLMQLTAAQERGAPVVDKQNRLLGFVSQQDLLRCLWSEEYNKHINSHVADLMQTQVMTVSGNDKIADLVELMVVDREKLFPVTASGMYTGSRFMSYEERLRHASANKPSSFPVVNEGILLGVITREQIATKICSVMG